In a single window of the Acidimicrobiia bacterium genome:
- the pgi gene encoding glucose-6-phosphate isomerase — translation MTSIADSAEWRALARNHEQLRDVHLRQLFADDPSRGETMALELDDLYLDYSKNRLTPETMTLLAALARRAGVEQLRDAMFAGEPINVTERRSVLHIALRAPRGEQIFVDGVDVVPAVHRVLDRMAAFADQVRAGTWTGHTGRRIRNVVNVGIGGSDLGPRMAYEALRDFSDRSLRFRFVSNVDDTDFFEATRELDPEETLFVISSKTFTTLETMTNARTAREWALASLGDPAAVARHFVAVSTNRAEVAKFGIDPANMFEFWDWVGGRYSYDSAIGLSLMVAVGPAAFRDMLDGLHRIDEHFRTAPIERNLPMTLGLIGIWYDNLFGAETVAILPYDQYLSRLPDYLQQLDMESDGKSVQRDGQPVEWQTGPILWGQPGTNGQHAYYQLIHQGTKLIPCDFIGFCRPRHHLGDHHRLLMANLFAQPQALAFGKTAEEVRAEGVPPYQVPHRTFAGNHPTNTILVTELTPNTLGQLIALYEHKVFAQGAIWNINSFDQWGVELGKELARAIVPDLDAEASTTLHHDSSTNELIRRYRGRLR, via the coding sequence TTGACCAGCATCGCCGACAGCGCCGAGTGGCGGGCCCTGGCCCGCAACCACGAGCAGCTGCGCGACGTCCACCTCCGCCAGCTGTTCGCCGACGACCCGAGCCGTGGCGAGACGATGGCGCTGGAGCTCGACGACCTGTACCTCGACTACTCGAAGAACCGGCTCACGCCCGAGACGATGACGCTGCTCGCGGCCCTGGCTCGGCGGGCCGGCGTGGAGCAGCTTCGGGACGCCATGTTCGCGGGCGAGCCGATCAACGTCACCGAGCGGCGGTCGGTGCTGCACATCGCGCTGCGGGCGCCGAGGGGCGAGCAGATCTTCGTCGACGGCGTCGACGTCGTCCCGGCAGTCCACCGCGTGCTCGACCGCATGGCCGCGTTCGCCGACCAGGTCCGCGCCGGGACCTGGACCGGCCACACCGGCCGCCGGATCCGCAACGTCGTCAACGTGGGCATCGGCGGCAGCGACCTGGGGCCCCGCATGGCGTACGAGGCGCTCCGGGACTTCAGCGACCGCTCGCTCAGGTTCCGATTCGTGTCGAACGTCGACGACACCGACTTCTTCGAGGCCACCCGAGAGCTGGACCCAGAGGAGACGCTGTTCGTCATCTCGTCGAAGACCTTCACCACCCTCGAGACCATGACGAACGCGCGCACGGCCCGCGAGTGGGCCCTGGCGAGCCTCGGCGACCCGGCCGCCGTCGCGAGGCACTTCGTGGCCGTGTCCACGAACCGGGCCGAGGTGGCCAAGTTCGGGATCGACCCCGCCAACATGTTCGAGTTCTGGGACTGGGTCGGCGGCCGCTACTCCTACGACTCGGCCATCGGGCTGTCGCTGATGGTCGCGGTCGGCCCGGCCGCCTTCCGCGACATGCTCGACGGGCTCCACCGCATCGACGAGCACTTCCGCACCGCACCGATCGAGCGGAACCTCCCGATGACCCTCGGGCTGATCGGGATCTGGTACGACAACCTCTTCGGGGCCGAGACCGTCGCGATCCTCCCGTACGACCAGTACCTGTCACGGCTGCCCGACTACCTCCAGCAGCTCGACATGGAGAGCGACGGCAAGTCCGTGCAACGCGACGGGCAGCCGGTCGAGTGGCAGACCGGGCCGATCCTCTGGGGCCAGCCGGGCACGAACGGTCAGCACGCGTACTACCAGCTCATCCACCAAGGCACGAAGCTCATCCCGTGCGACTTCATCGGCTTCTGCCGTCCTCGTCACCACCTCGGCGACCACCACCGGCTCTTGATGGCCAACCTGTTCGCGCAGCCGCAGGCGCTCGCGTTCGGGAAGACGGCCGAGGAAGTCCGCGCCGAGGGCGTCCCGCCGTACCAGGTCCCGCACCGGACCTTCGCCGGCAACCACCCCACGAACACGATCCTCGTCACCGAGCTGACCCCGAACACGCTCGGGCAGCTCATCGCGCTGTACGAGCACAAGGTGTTCGCCCAGGGCGCGATCTGGAACATCAACTCCTTCGACCAGTGGGGCGTGGAGCTGGGGAAGGAGCTCGCGCGCGCGATCGTGCCGGACCTGGACGCCGAAGCCAGCACGACGTTGCACCACGACTCGTCGACGAACGAGCTGATCCGCCGCTACCGAGGTCGGCTCCGGTGA
- a CDS encoding histidine phosphatase family protein: protein MSGTAPQLWLIRHGVTEWSETGRHTGRTDVPLLPRGEEQARALMPRLCDHDFALVLTSPRQRARVTARLAGYPNAEVDDDLREWDYGEYEGRTTAEIRETIPGWTIWTGEAPGGETVAQVQARVQRVIRRCEDGDGDALLFAHAHVLRVLTAVFLGFGPRAGAQFALGTATVNVLGHEREYRALRAWNA, encoded by the coding sequence GTGAGCGGGACCGCGCCGCAGCTGTGGCTCATCCGTCACGGCGTGACCGAGTGGAGCGAGACCGGGCGCCACACAGGCCGCACCGACGTTCCGCTGCTGCCGCGGGGCGAGGAGCAGGCGCGTGCGCTCATGCCGCGCCTCTGCGACCACGACTTCGCGCTCGTGCTCACCAGCCCGCGGCAGCGAGCGCGCGTCACGGCCCGCCTCGCCGGCTACCCGAACGCCGAGGTCGACGACGACCTGCGCGAGTGGGACTACGGCGAGTACGAGGGTCGGACCACGGCCGAGATCCGCGAGACCATCCCGGGCTGGACGATCTGGACCGGCGAGGCACCGGGCGGCGAGACGGTCGCCCAGGTCCAGGCCCGAGTGCAGCGGGTCATCCGCCGCTGCGAGGACGGGGACGGCGACGCGCTCCTCTTCGCCCACGCCCACGTCCTCCGGGTGCTCACCGCGGTGTTCCTCGGCTTCGGGCCCCGGGCCGGTGCGCAGTTCGCGCTCGGGACCGCGACCGTCAACGTGCTCGGCCACGAGCGCGAGTACCGGGCCCTGCGGGCCTGGAACGCCTGA